The DNA segment GGGGTGAGAAAAACAGGGTTGTGGTTTCCTCCAGTTTCACTGCTCAGAGACGTGCATCTGgaatgcttaaaaagaaaacaggaaggagAAGTTTGCAGCAAGAGGATTGCAGCAAGAATCTGATTTCAATTTCAGCCCCGAAAAGGCGTTTAGGATTTGGAAAGCAGAGGGGCCACGCTGGTCACGGTGCTCTTGTGCCCCGAGCAGAAGGGGATGCACGCACCGATAGTCCCTGCTGCATCGCCTTCCACCTCCAGAGGTGTGCAAAGAAGGTCAGATGCTTTGAGGTAACTCAAAGTGCCCAGTTCTTGATGGCTTCAGAGCGAAAAGCCTGTTGACCAGCTATGGGGCTGCATGGGAGCCCACAGTGAAATCTCTCCTGTGTCAGAAATGCTGGTTTTCACCGTGCCGCTGACCCGTGTGATCCGATGTGAATGCTTTGTGGCGCGTCCCGTCTACACAAGTACAATCAAACCATGCGGCAGCGCCGCGGCGTTACTCTCTGGGTGCAGTTTTGGTCGTACAGGCAGGCCATAAGGTTTAAACAGTAATAACGGCGTATGTGAGTTGTGGTGCTTTCTGTTTAGTATCGAATTTTTCTCTCCGGAGAGCCTGGTCTGTAACGCTGTGCCCACAGCGGGCAGCAGCACAAGTCCACGCTGGTGGCACGGTCCTGCCGGAGCGGGGACGGCTGGTGGTGGCCAGGCACCCGGCTGCTGGCGGGATTCTGCTCGGGGGGAGGTGAATGTGTGGTCGGGGACACTGAATGTAAATTGTTACACGGGGAGTAATGCAAGTATTTCTGGGACATCTGAGTGTCTGGGTCAGGATCAAGAGCTCCCCAGTTTGTTCCAGTTCTGTCGCTGCATTGCTGAGGTGCCCCAGGCAGGACGCATCTCAATGCGGGATTTCCTCATTATTTAAGTGGAGATTTTTAGTGTCAGCTCAGAAAATGATGTACCACGATGAGCATCTTATTTGCGTGAACAAATCTAAAAATGGTAACTGGGGGGgggatttgtttttccttttgatccCGAAGGGCAGGAACGCTTCACATCCATGACCCGGCTGTACTACAGGGAGGCGTCAGCCTGCGTTATCATGTTTGATGTCACCAACATCAGCACGTTCAGCAACAGCCAGAAGTGGAAGCAAGATTTGGACAGCAAGCTCATGCTGCCAGATGGGAACCCCGTGCCTTGCCTACTGCTGGCTAACAAAGTGAGCAGCTCTGGACGcgctctgtgtgtttgtgtgtgcgcACGGGAGTCCAAAATGGAAGGAGACCCCGCTAGCACTAAGCCTTGCCCAGGGTTGTCCCATAGCCTGTGATCTTTTTAATCCTTTCCTGAActcttcttaaattttctttctctagcaAGGGTTCTCCTCCTTAACTAGGACGCTGGTAGGACTTAACGCGTGGATGGCACTAAGGAGATGTTAGCAACTGCTCTGTCCTAGGATGCAGTGCCTCGTGCTGTGCTGTCAGAGCTCGCGCTCTGTAGCTCCTGGAttaaaaagctttgctttttcttttttggtctttaaCTTGCAGTAGCCTGGGAAGGTTGTGTGTGACGCTGCAGGTAAAGTTTCTGTTCAGAGCTGCCAGAGGgatgtttaattttcatttggatGCAGTGTCAAGTTTCACTGTGTAGATTGGTTGCTGTCTTTTaatgatttgtatttctttcattaaaaactaCCTTTATGTTCTTCATGTGCCAACGTCAGCTCAGCAGCCCTTTCCAGATTCAGTTTGAGACTTGCCTGGTTTGAGAGAGCCTAAAACTGGAGATGACTCAAAAACGTGATGGGTGGGCAGGAGAGCGGCTTTTCTTCTCCACTTCTTCACAAATAATGCTTTCCCCCGATAGCTGTTTTAAGGTAACAATTTTGCCTGCATTAGGGAAATCTGTGTGACTGTACGCGCTGCAGTCGCGCTAATACAAGCTGTTACGGGACAGGTTTTCTCGCTGCCCCGTCGTACATCCCACTGGCATCAGCGTGGCTGCCTCAGTGGCACCAGCCCAGTAACGTTTCCTTGCTGCCGAGAGGCCGGGCAAATTTTGGATGAGTGACAACGCTTTCTTGTCCTGTGCTGGATGAACCTCCATTCCATGCATCCTTGACTGAGGTGTGTCAGCATCTCAGATGAGATAAATCTATTGCTGCTTGCAACATCCCATTAAGAACCTTGCCCTAAGAACTCTCTATCAGCTTGCGATCTGGGAGATGTGAAGGGCTGACccttcctgctgcctgcctgctgcctgcctgcacacaGGCAGTaaatggctgggggggggggggagaattccCCTCccagcttaaaaattaaaaggctaaaCTTAAACCGACCGATTCTTGTTTTACAGTGCGACCTTTCCCCATGGGCAGTGACAAGAGACGAAGTGGATCGGTTCAgcaaagaaaatggcttttctggTTGGGTGGAGACGTCTGTCAAGGAAAACAAGAATATTAATGAGTCCATGAGGTAGGCACAATGACTGGTGATACATCTAAGAGTTAATTCCCTCTTTCAGACACGGCCGTCTTTGAGGTGAGGGGAGATGCTGTCAGTAAGTAACAAATAGCAGCAATAATACGCAAGTAAATCTCCCGAAGGGAAAGTGAATTCTGAAAGGTCAGAAGTTTTTCTCTCCTTGGTTGAGCTCTGACATGCTTTTGGCAACAGAAATTCTTTGAACGATACCAGGGATGTTTTTTCATATGCTGGCCTCTACCAGGAGGATGGGACTTCTTGTGCAAAGCTATTAGAAATTCTTTTGTGATGCACCAATCCTTGGATGGAGAATTTGGCCTTTTCTGGGTATTTGCAGCTGATCTTGAGCTTGGGCAGTTGGTACCTAGGAAGCCTGTTGCTGTGTCCCAGTCCTAAACTGGGCCCGAGGTGGGTGGTTGCAGTAGGCGTTGTTAGTTATCCGGTCACTGCAGAGTCTTCTGATGCTGCCAGGTACTAGCAGCCATGCTGTTGTCCGTGCTATGGGGTTCCTTAACCTGGTGGTTTAGTCATTAAAGTTCTGGAGTTTTGTGTCCCTCTAGAATgaattgctatttcttttttgtactgCTGAAAAACTGTGTGGCCCAatgctgcttgtttaaaaaaaaaaacccaagcaaacacaCTCACATATGTTTGTCTTCTAGAGTCCTGATTGAAAAGATGATGTCCTCATCCACTGGTGATGGAAGTTCCTCTGCTGCCGGGAGTGGGGATTATATTAACATAAAAGAGACAGCCCCGCCAGGCTGGGCTTGCTGTTAGCTGCACTGACTGCACCATCTGCCTTGGGTCTAGCAGCAACGTCCTTTTATTATTATCGTGatcattttttcttaaactggCTGTcactgttttttgggtttgtttttttttttacatgatcgTGAACTGCCTTCTGTTTAGTGCATATTCGTTCTCAGTAGAGCATCGCTACAATGACTTTGAGTGAGGAGTGgaaagagaggagtgagaagattCCTCTTTCTTCTAGTGTAGCAGCAactgggagctctgctgccagtaATGTAGCACGGTCCGTGTTCAAGCACATGGCttggattaatatttttttttttaattttgagcacTTCATCTTCTGACATGTGATGGCCTGCCTCAGGCAGGGCGAAGGATGTCGAAGGTATGTTTTTAATATTGTTGCACCTTTTATTCCCCACCACCTGCATCCACCATACACAGAGGCACCAGTCCAAAGCATTACAGTGACCTTCACTCGATGCACGCAGAGTTCAAGCGGTCTCTCTGTGCCTGTGGATTCCCCGTGTGGGATTACAGCAAACTCTTTATTTCATGCTCTGGGACTACATACCTCTGCTTACGTGTGCTGGAGACCAACACATCTCATCGTTGCCACTTACTATCCTTAAGATGTGAAGCCAGATGTGGATTAGCACGGTGTCCCACGTAACCAGACCTGTAAAATTATCAGTGTGAATTTGAGAAATGGTGTAGCACAGCCCTTACGTACGTGTATGCTGACTGGGGTGCTTAACAGCAGAGACCTCGGATTTTTGTCAGAATCGCCCAGTTGCCTTCTGTTCGTTCCTTCTCACTCACCCTCTGTCTAGCACAATCCGACGTATTCTGTTCTGCTGCCACTTTATTAGGGCACCGAGAGCTGAATGAGGAATAGGTTGTAAACTCCTTTGTGCGACAGAACAACAGTCCTTTTCACTTTTAGAACACCCTGTATCCGACCATCTCAAATAGCTTTGCAATTGCCGATGAATTGCCTTCCCACAATTATTCTGTAGCGATGAGTGAATTTGGTAGCAGGGATGGTGCAGGAAAGGCAGCTCTCTGAAAGCCTGCCTGCTGGTTTTAGTGGTGCAAGGGGGAAGCAAAGAGAAGTCTTTgcaggacaaaaggaaatgaagagaACCGCTCCCCACTTGCCTTTTGATGCCCGCCTTCCCTAGCATATCCCCAGGTACTCGTTGTTGAGAACGGTTCttgccaacaacaacaaaaaatgggTAAAAGCGTACTGGATGGTTATCTCAGGAGAGTTAATAGGAAACTCGGTCTGTAGGGCTGGGGCTGTATAGCGTCGCACGCATTTTATATAAGCATGCGATGTTATAGAATTGTCTTGCCCGTGTTTTAGGTTAGGATTGGAACAAGCGGTCTTCAATAACGTTTTTCCCTTCTCGGGTAGTTTAATTTGAAAGCAGGACTATAAATTGGTTTGTCCCGATTCCTGCTGAATTAGGACTGCTTTTCTTTGGCAAAGTattccttctgtctgtcttttcttaCTTTATATAATCTGTGGAGGGAGAAGGTGGTAAGAACAGGAACTGATTGCCTTCACTAAGCACAAAAAATTCTGAGTTTTCATTCTCTGGAGTTGAAAAGGATTGATAAGTAAACAGTAAGGGCTGAGAAATTTAGAACTAGTATTGTGTTCcgctgttttaattaaaagctaaaatGTCTGGGCTAGGATTCTGTTGTGCAAATATTGCCAAATTTGGTTTTATAGGCGCTTAAATATACCCTTTTCTGCGCCGTTGGATTCACTGTAGAAACATGTGAAACATGTAGAACTGGTTAGCAACAAAATTGAACTGTCTTGCTGAATTTTACTTCCTAAacactgtgttaaaaaaaatatatttttaaaaatcctataaATATTTCTAGTTCTTTATGGAACATGGGGAGAAGGGTCTAATTTTTTAAAGGCTCTGTCACAAAGCCATTAAGATTCATGTGTTATTTATTGATTTCTGTATATGTGCCTCAAAGCCTTTCAGCAAAGAGGTCGTGTTAGAGCCGTCCTTAGAGATGGAGAAACCGAGGCACGCAGTGGAAGTCTCTGCCCAGGACCAACTAACTGCTCGAGTCAGTAAGAGCTTGGCATTGAAAGGAAAATTTCGAATTCCTGTTTCGATGGCCTAGCTGCTAGCAGGAAATCATCTTTATACCTTTTGCATCTTGCAGGAAAGCATCTTTATACCTTTTGCATGGCAGTTGGATATGTACCAGCGCCTCTTTGGTGTCTGGACCTCTTAATCTGGACCTTCTTCATCAGTGCCTCTCAGAAACAAGCCAAAAGTCAAAGGAAGATCTTTGAAGGGTTATTATACATCATTTCTGTTCTGCCCAGTGGTTTCCGGCACTGGTGtatgccttgggttttttttttcccacactgCTTACTGCTTGTTAACATCTTAATAGACACAGTAGACAACTGTTGAAAAACAAGCCTGCACAACAGAAACAGTCGTTGCTTGAGCTCAGTGTAAAAACCCAACCAGACAGGAAAACGATTTTACTGTGCAGATGTGTGTGTTTTTTCAGAGCTTGCTCTGTGGCACACAGGGTGcttaaaaaggcaaagcaaaacaaaaaaaacccccttgatTTAGTCCTGTAAAACAAACTTATTCAAAAACCCCACCTAAACACACTCTTTGCTGGGATAGGCAGTGTGTAAGGAACGGTTGCCTGTGAAATTGATTGTGCCCAGCTTGGGCTAGCTGAaataattcttgtttttaaaacaactgaaaggGAAAAGACAACGTGAGCGAAGCAGTTTCtaagaagtattttaaacaaagataAGTCTCGTTCATGCAGACCGATTAAAAACTTGACTCTTTCAAATATGAATCAAAAAGCCTCGTCTTTACTCTGATGAACGGTGCTTCACCGGTGTCTTTGTCAGGAACGacctgttttgaaaatgaaggcACTTGATTTTCCCTTCTGCAATGCCTGCTTTGACTCCGTACTCTGTGTGCGACTCTGGGCCAGCTGTACCTATTTCACTCTTCCACACGTTGTTTCTCATTCCTATAACATTAATTTGTGGTCATGGGACTCAAAACCACATGAAGTTTAATGGTGTATTTTATACATTCATCACAGCACACTGTGGGTCCACATAGCTGGAAATTTTTACTGCAGTAGAATTTGAACTCGTGAGGGTAGACTATAGTTCAGAAATAAGTCAACAATATCAAaacttagcctttttttttttttttttgaaccgcTTGCAGTTACACAAAGTATTTGAGAGACAGGGTTCTGATAACTGTAAAGTTGCAGTATTATGTTTATATAAACAGAAGAAACTGCTGGGAGGTTTTCTCCATATCAATCAGTAACTAATGCAGTATTGcaaaagtttgaaataaaagtttgacATCGCTTGTGtagtagttgttgttgttgttttcctctctcaACAGTCCTAACAAGTGGGTTCACAAGTTCAAACTAGAAATAGTCTTGCTGTCAATAATAGGGTACGTATAAAGCGTGCAGTGTGAACTGCCCTGCGTTGCCAGCAAAACAAATTAGATCCTTTTCACTGAAACATCTCGCTGTCTCAATTATTGTAGTCTTATTGACCTACAAGCGGGACGTAAGCATGCAAAACTTTCGCATCTGAGTCAGTCACAGTGGCTTTTAATCCAATATATCCAGctaagaggagaaagaaaagaattcctTGATGTGGTTGGTTGTTAATACGCCTTCCTCCTTATGGCTCATTAATTCACACAGTGTATTTTGGGGCTGGCTATGCAGGCAGGCAGTTGCTCTGAATGCCCTTTTCTTTTCTGATCAGCTTGATTTTCATGAGTATTGACTTGCACGAAGGACAGGGCACATCTGAATTGATCAGAAAAATGGCAGTAATTCCAAAGGAGACAAATTAAGCTCAAGCAAGGCATTAAATGAACTCAAATTACTCCTATAATTAGGTAAAAGCTGACCATATTTGTATTGTCAAACCAGTCTTCTCAGATAACTCAtataaaaaaatggttttaagtactgtttttaataaaactgaggAATATGTCTCTCTCAAGATTCAAGTGCAAAGCGCAAGTGACTTGCTATTGCAGAAGCTGCCGTGTTAATGGGCTGTGGGATACATGTTATTTTTCCATGGCAAAAGCAGCtccttttctaaacaaaatgAGTAATTGGGGGTTTCTAGGGAATTTAAAGAATCCAAAACCTTCCCTGGACTTTGCATAAGTTGTGCATGTTCTTCATATCTGCTGACTAGTACAGGGAAAATGGTACTGAAATCAGTACCAGTAATATAATCTACACCTGCTGaaatttatttcctgcatttcttcaTGAAAGTGTTTCACACCGAATCTAGGGCTGATCagtgtaccaaaaaaaaaaaaaaaaagtgatgcgcTGCAAAAATATGGAAGTATGTCGATTTATGTTAAATCCCAGGGCACAACATCGTCTGCCGTGGGATGGGGCCTGACCGCAGAGGTATGGGAGTATGCATGAAGGATGCAGCAAATGCAGCGGAATTTCACGCGGTCCCTGTGCCCCGGACCGGCTGTAAACCGCCCCGGGCAGGTCTgtgccggccgcggggccggcggggcccggagCTTTCCCCGTTTGTGTATTCCTCCCCGGCAGACCCCTCTGAAGTCTGGCCCTGAATGGCGGCACGCTTACATGACAAAGGGCCGCCACAAGAGGAAGGGCGCTGGGATCGCCCTCTCGGGCCCTAACCTCCCTTCCTAAGCCGCGATAAGCACGGCGCACCTTGAGGGCACGCCAGGCCCAGGGCCggaccccagccccgcggggccacCCCGCGCCGGGCCGCTCTGAGGGGAGCCGGCGGGCTGCGCAGCCCTGCGGGCCCCACCCGTGGGGAGGCGTGGGCCGGGCCCTGAGGCCACGGGGCTGCGCGGGCCCCCGTGGGGCACGCAGCGGGGCCGCAGGGGCCGGGCAGCCGCGGGAGGGCACCGCCAggccggcggcgctgccgggcgggcccgggggcggcgctGCGGGGCCCTCGACGCCCCCGGGGCCGCTGCGAGGCGGCGCGCCGCTTCCCCACGTTTTCCCTCCAAAACCACGCCAGGCCCCGCGCGGCGAATCTGCGGGtcgggccccgcggccccgccggctcccgTGCGCCGCGGGGAAAATCCGGGCCGGGTACCGGCGGTGGCAGCGTGGGCCCGGTGGGGCGGGACGGAgcggcccggcgcggggcggcggcgcgggggcgccGGGAGCCGGTGGCGAAtctgccggcagcgccgcggcccgcTCTGTCGCTCACAGCAGCTTGAGCGTGTGGGGCGTcctcgcccccctcccctccccgcggggaAAGTGGGCAGGGCCTGCCCGCCGTGATGGTTCGAACTAGCCAATGGGACGCGGCGAGCCGCCCGTCGCGGCCAATGAGCGGGGGAGGAGGTGGTGCCAGCGGGGTAGGCTGCACCGCCCCCCGCTCGCATCCTCTCGGCGGTGCGAACGCGACCATTTTGCGGGGGGGATCGGCGAGCGGCGGCgaccgcggcggcggcggagcggtgaccgggggcggggggggccgcgcGGCCCACGCAGAGGAGCGGGCGTctcccgcggcggggcgcgggccggcggcggcagcgcctgAGGGGGAAGAGGCGGCTCCGGAGGCGCGGCCTGAGGCGCTGGGCCCAGGGCTCCCGCTCGCtccggggaggggacgggcgaCGCCGAGCCCGCACCAGGCGAccgtttttttctccttcccctcagcgCTGGGCGAcgtcccccgggccgggcccgaaCCGCCGGGGAAAATGTCCAGGCCTGTCAGGTGAGTCCTTGGCGGAGCGCGGAGGCCCCGCTCCCGCCTCTCCTCCCACCCGCGGCGCCagcgctgcctccctccctccctcctcccgggcccggcccccggcggcgggccggcggtGTAggccctcccgcccgccccgcagcaggCCTCGCCGCAggccgtgcccggggcaggggcagcccgaggcgggccgggcccggccgagCCGCCGCGGGGAGGAGGGTGCACGCTCGCTGGAGGGCAGGCGTGCGGCGGGGCTCCCGCAGGGCGAGGGGCGGCTGCGTGGCCGTGGGGAGGAGAGCGTGCGCGgcggaggaggcagggaggccGCGCGGCTGCAGCATGGGCCgttttctcctgtattttcccccccttttttaattttttttttgttacaactttttatatttattttctgatttgcaACGCGCCTTGTTGCTGGCCTGGCGTAGGGTGATGTGCATCGCCCCGGGCTTACCGGGGGAgcagggaggcggcggcgcgtTTCGCTGCGCCGTTACGGGGGTGCAGAGAGGAGGCCGGGAGAGAGGGAGGCTGCGTACAGCGTCCCACATTTTGTCACGGGAAAAGTGAATCGCTGCCATCCACCGTGACCCACTTCGCGCAGGGCGGACGGGCGAGAGGCGGTGTTCGCCAGCAGGCCTCTGTcgcagccccccgcacccccttccaggagagggggggaagcggggtggggggtaggggggggcAGAGCAGACCACGCCGCGCGGGTTGGGGGAGGGGACACGCATGCAATACGCCGTGACCAGCGAGGGTCTggaggagaggggctgtgcaTTCAAGTTAAACCACGTTTAGGGGAGGAGTTCGGAGGAGCCGCCCCCTCTGGTGGGAACAGCATTGAACACACGCCCTTTTCCTCTCGCCCGGTAGCTAACTGCTCTCCCCGGGTCGGTTTCCTACTGATGttcccccctttcctccacccccacccccgagAGGGCTGATTTTAGGTCGTGGGGAGGAGGAAACCGTGGGCAATTTAGCTAAACGGGCTGTATTCTCCCCAGCAGTAAAGGAGGTAGGTGATGGCGTTTGTGTCTTCAGTTAAACAGTGTTGGACCTGGAGCACGGGGTTGCAGGGGAATCTTAGCTACGTTGTTGAATCGTGATAACTTTGAAAATCTACGGCATAGAGAACTTGCCGTGTATCTGAAAGTTTACTGAGGGGGGAGGAGTGtgttcttttttacttttctgtggaaAGTACTCAGAGAGTGAACTTGtaatttaaattgtctttatagAAAAGGTAAGAGGTTTCATAAGGTATTCTTCGAGTGCTCTGAAATTTTTTAATTCTCAAGGTACTTTAAGTAACTGGTTGTACTTTTATTCCCAGTAAGCCCAATCTGGTACGTGGGTCCTAGGTATTTTGGATCTTTTGgaataataaatatgaaattaattgcGAATATAAAACTTACATATATACATTTGTAGGTGATAGCCTTCGTATTTAAGTAATATCTCTAATATgcgacagtttaaaaaaataaatggaaactagGACTACTTTGCTAAGTAGGGAGGCTTGGCACAGTGATTAGTgaaacagttgttttttcttagcTCTTTTTTTGACCAATAGTGTATTCCTGCATGCAAAGGTAAGGGTAAATAAAGCTCAAAGTTCCAGCCTTAGGGACCTGTCTCTGGTGCAAAAGGTGGATTGACAGGACTGGGTATACCCTGCTCTGAAGCCTCAGGCTTTGGCCTTTTGCAAGGCAGGATGTTGGGCTAGATGGACTAGTGGTCTGATCTTGAATGACAGTGCCTGTGTTCTGAAATACAGTGGTGATGTGACTTTGCTGCTCAGGGTGACGCCTCAGTGTACGTTCTGCTGGTGATTTACTTGCCAGCACTGGAGTCTTGCTACAGGTAAGGAAAGTGTTGTATCTTTAAAAGTATAGCTTCTAAGGTTTCTGGTATTAAGTAACTTTGTAagcaaccatttttaaaaaaataattttaaaaataaaaaaatctgtaaaatccTGCAGCATTGTGAAAGATCTGACTTGTCTTGCCCTCAGTTGACAGGCACTGGTCTACAGGAAAATTAAGTGCCAAAGTCCAGCAGGCCGTTAGTAGCAGAAACCTTTTGGCACATGTCAGGAATAGACCTAGTAATCCACTATCTAGCTGTATTTAATGGCCCTTTCAGGGGAAAAACCATAAATATTCAGTGGCTAGTTAATTATATTGCTCTACTTGGCAGTAACTGGAGAACTCTCCTAATAGATTTATacccaaaacttttaaaattgtataaattctttttctgcatattttagcTTACTGTTGGTAATATGGAAGCCTGGTGAAAGGTTCCTCATCAGAATAAGATTTAGTGTTGGAACTGTTTCCCTCTGTTCAGTggtcttttaattaatttattatgtCTCCTAGTTTCTAGTGGATATATACACACCTAAAACAATGAACTTAATAAAATCCAGCATATATCCCCAGTTTCTACTCTACTTGTTGGTAGAAGACTGCCTTAAGACTGAGTCTGGTTGTTGAAGtcagtttcttaaaattaaatagtaataatgtCCTGGTATTTACAGGCTTCGTGTGCCTGGCACTCGGAGCCAAGGACTTTCTACACAATTAAAGTTCTCCTGCGTGGATGATGATGGTATCTGCACTATTGTTAGAAAATGGCAAGAAGTAAAAAGTAAAGGAGCCTACAGTACTTGAATCTCTGCATCTTGTGGCTAACTCTTCTGAAGTACTGCAAAGAGCATTTGGAGCTGGTGGTTACGTTATTATGTCCCTATCTATTCTCgaatacaaatgaaataaaacatcttgAGCCACTGTTTTTATATACAGCACCAATTAATGTGTTTTAAGTAAGAATTTTGACTTAAAATTCAATGGaacttgcttctgcttttcctcgCTGGTCACTTTCACTTGCTGGTACTCCTCTCCTGCAggcattgcaaaatgaaatggtGTGGGCAAGTATGGGAATCACAGGGGTTTTTGCTTGTTCGTTTTAAGATTAAAGCCAGTTATGAATTGATCTCAGTGCTTCAAGGCTTTACgtacttaatttctctttatgAGTAACTCTTGAATCCCAGTCTTGCATTGGCACTACTGTGGAAGGGTGGTCCTTTGAAATTGTAGttgcaggaaaaaatatatttatctattAAATATAACTCATCTTGTTGCCAGTGTTGTACCTGGACAATGTGAAGTACAGATATTGTGATTCTGCAAAACTTCCGTGGGGTAGCAGGAAAGCAACACTTCATTGGGGATGGGTATTTAACTTGAGTCATAATGTGTGTTAGTGTCCAGAGATAAGCTATAGACGCTTTCCAGATAAGTAAAAAGGTACGATCCTT comes from the Mycteria americana isolate JAX WOST 10 ecotype Jacksonville Zoo and Gardens chromosome 20, USCA_MyAme_1.0, whole genome shotgun sequence genome and includes:
- the RAB29 gene encoding ras-related protein Rab-7L1; its protein translation is MGQRDRMFKVLVVGDATVGKTSLVQRYANDSFNRHYKSTVGVDFALKVVQWSESETVRLQLWDIAGQERFTSMTRLYYREASACVIMFDVTNISTFSNSQKWKQDLDSKLMLPDGNPVPCLLLANKCDLSPWAVTRDEVDRFSKENGFSGWVETSVKENKNINESMRVLIEKMMSSSTGDGSSSAAGSGDYINIKETAPPGWACC